The DNA segment AGCCCGGTACCGTATGCACTTTTCTGAGCCGTTTTCATCTCAGAGAAACGCAGGTTCTGGCGCACTGTGAAGGTGTCATTGAAACTATGGTCAAAACTATAGCCCACCATTTTCTGGTTGCGGGAATAAGTGTTGTTGGCTGCGCCTTCATTGAAGCTAGTCGGTAAACGACCACCGTTTGGCAATGGCTCTACGGTTCCTTCTTTCGGCAACCAGCCGTAGTAGCCGGTTTCTGGCTCGTTCTGGAAATATGACAAGAACGTGAAGTTAGTTTGCTCGCTCGGACGCCAAGAGAACGTTGGGGCAATGGCGTAACGTTTCTGCTTGGCACCGTCCTGCTGTTCGTTATTAGAACGCGCCATACCAGTTAAACGGTATGAGAACTCTCCGTTATCATCCAACGCATCGCTGAAATCAAAACCCGTTTGGAACAGGTTATCTGTCCCCATTTTAAACTGCACTTCTTTCAACGGTTCTGTCGTCGGACGCTTGCTGACCATAGAGATGATCCCGCCAGGGTTGCTTTTGCCATAAAGCACTGACGTTGGCCCACGCATGAGTTCGACACGCTCAAGCATATAAGGATCAATGACGGCGTCGTTATAGAAATCGCCCTGTAACTTCAAACCGTTCAAATAGTTATTCTGGTTCAAACCAACCGAAGAGAAACCACGAATGATGGCAAAGTCATAGGTGCTGGAGGCGCCGCGGCTGTTAACCGTTACGCCAGGCGTATAGCCCAAAGCCTCTTTGACCGATTTTGGCTGGCGGATTTGCATTTCTTCATAGGTTACAACCGAGACAGACTGTGGAGTCTTCTCAATTGGCGTATCGGTTTTCGTTGCCGTTGCGCTGCGCTTAGCGGCAATCGTTGGCGCGGGACCCCATGCGCTCTCCTGCTGAACACCACCGCCGGCGGTGACAACCAGCGTGTCGTCATTTTGATTTTTTTGAGTTGTATCAGCAGCATTGGCGAAAGAGGCCCACATCCCCAAGCTGGCAGCAATAGAAACTGCAACCTTGGTTCGTGAATATTTGAACGATGGTAAAGTCATGTTGGTTTCTCTGGCGAAAGACAAATAATAAAGCAAACGAGAATGATTATTATAAAGATCGCATTTTATGCGTAACTAAATGTAAAGTTCAAGAGAAATTAATCCTTATAAGAACCAAGGGAACAAAAAATAGCCTTTATTTTAATAAGGCTTAAATCAATAGGTTTTATCTATCTAAAAAGAGGATTGAATCATGATGTAAATATAAATGAGACGTATTTCATAGTTATGTAATTGTTATATTTGGTTTGCGTAAATGGTTTAATTAAAACCATACAAAGAATGGATTTAAAGATGCGGAATCGGTGCCATATTCTATTTATTGGCGCTTACTCATCACGGTGCAATTTTTCACCTTACAAAACGAGGCTACACCTACCTTTGCGCCTCTACGCATTTTTATTTAAATTAAACAAAACACTTAATTAAGCACCAATTAAATCAATGAAATTTAATACAACATTAAATAAAAAACTCTCAATTACTTATTAAAAAAGTATAATTTCCAACGAATCATAATTCACCAATATTGTAATTTATTATATTTATATTCCTCGTCACAAAATTAATTATTTATTTCATGAACCATATTGTCTTTTAATAACCAAGAGTTTTATCCTGCTAGCGTTTTAAAAAGGAATCGTTATTAAACATAAGGGATAAGAATAATACAAAAGCGTCAATTCAAGGAAATGATAATGAAGCGTAAAATTCTAGCGGTGGTAATTCCTTCTTTATTAATAGCGGGCATGGCACATGCCTCTGAGATTTATAATAAAGATGGTAATAAATTAGATCTGGAAGCTAAAGTCGATGCGCGCCATCAGTTCTCTGACGCCAGCAGCCAAGATGGTGATGAAACCTATTTACGTGTTGGCTTCAGAGGCGAAACCCAAATCAACGATCAACTGACCGGCTTTGGTCAGTGGGAATATAACGTCCAAGCTCAAACCACTGAGTCTGAAGGCGTTGGCAGCAATGGTAATGCCACACGTTTGGCTTTTGCTGGCTTAAAATTCGGTGATTTTGGTTCGTTTGATTACGGTCGTAACTACGGTGTCGTATACGACGTTGAAGCGTGGACCGATATGCTGCCAGACTTCGGTGGCGATAGCTACACCCAAACTGACGTGTTCATGAACACCCGTGCCAATAACCTTGCAACCTATCGTAACACCAACTTCTTCGGTCTGGTTGATGGCCTGAATTTTGCTCTGCAATACCAAGGCGCTAACGATAATGGTGGGGCTGAAGGCAACAACGGCACCAACAATGGCGACCGTAAAATTGCCACTCAAAACGGCGATGGTGTTGGTTTCTCTACCACTTATGACACCGGCATGGGCCTGAACTTTGGCGCATCTTATGCGGCTTCTAACCGCACCTATGACCAAGAACATCGTTCATTGGCAGGCGGTAATACCGCTGATGTTTGGACTTTGGGTGCCAAATATGACGCGAACAATGTTTACCTGGCCGTTATGTATGCTCAAACTCAAAATATGACCGCCTTCGGTGATACTGACGGGTATATTGCTAACAAAACTCAAAACGTTGAAGTCACGGCTCAGTACCAGTTTGATTTCGGCCTGCGTCCATCTTTAGGCTATGTTTATTCTAAAGGTAAAGACCTTGACTATAACGCCGGCGGCAAACATTACGATAACGAAGATTTAGTTAATTACATTGATGTTGGTACCTACTTCTACTTCAATAAAAACATGTCTACCTACGTTGACTATAAAATCAACTTGCTGGATGACAATAATTTCAGCCGTTCAGCAGGCCTGATGACC comes from the Hafnia alvei genome and includes:
- the ompC gene encoding porin OmpC, producing MKRKILAVVIPSLLIAGMAHASEIYNKDGNKLDLEAKVDARHQFSDASSQDGDETYLRVGFRGETQINDQLTGFGQWEYNVQAQTTESEGVGSNGNATRLAFAGLKFGDFGSFDYGRNYGVVYDVEAWTDMLPDFGGDSYTQTDVFMNTRANNLATYRNTNFFGLVDGLNFALQYQGANDNGGAEGNNGTNNGDRKIATQNGDGVGFSTTYDTGMGLNFGASYAASNRTYDQEHRSLAGGNTADVWTLGAKYDANNVYLAVMYAQTQNMTAFGDTDGYIANKTQNVEVTAQYQFDFGLRPSLGYVYSKGKDLDYNAGGKHYDNEDLVNYIDVGTYFYFNKNMSTYVDYKINLLDDNNFSRSAGLMTDDVVGVGLVYQF